TCGCCTCGGCCTTCACATGGTTGCGCGGGACCTTTTTCGTACGCAGAGTCCGTACCGACTCGGTCTTCCAGGCGTCGGTCGACGGGTCCTGCGTCCACGACTCCGAAGCGTCCAGCACAGGCAGCTTGCGCACAAAGGTGTTGATGTCCGTCAACTGCTTCTCGAGGAAGAGGAGATACGCCACCGGCACCTCGCTCACCAGGACGCGTCCGTCCACCGTCACATCGGCGCGCGCGGCGCAGTTGGCCCAGTCCTTGGTGGCGGTGACGTCGAACAGCCGGGTCAGCGTCTTCGCGGTCTCGCGCAGCACGTCCTCGGCCTTGACCTGGACCCGCGTGGACTCGGGCGGCAGCTGCTCACCCTCCTCGTCCTTGGGCTGGTACGTACGGGAGATGCCGGCCAGCAGCGCAGGCTTCTGCAGCCCGTGATGGGCCGCCGTCAGGTCCTGGTGCGCCTTGGACTTGACGCCTTTCTCCACTGCGATGATCTGATTGAGTTTCGCCACGTCGATCAAGTTAGCAACGCCTGTCACCCACGCTCGAACGATTTTTCAGATCCCTCGGGGAGTAAGACCATGGAGACAGCCGTCATTGCGGTCATAGGCACTCTGCTGGGCTCAGTGGCCACTCACTACTTCCAGCGCCAGACCGCCGAGCGCGCCGCTGCTCTCACCCGTGCCGAACAGCTCCGCCAGGAGCGGATCGCCGCGTACAGCGCCTTCGCGGGCGCGCTCGTCGACTACCGGCGCGGCCAGAACGACCGCTGGCACCGGGCGAAGGAGAGGCCGGACAGCGCGGTGGCCGAGGAGGCGCGTATCGACTCCTACCGGCTGCGTTCCTCCGCCCATCAAGCGCTGATCCGTGTCCAGTTGGTCTGCGACGACGCGGCGGCGCTGGAGCTGGCCGCGTACGCCTTCGAGGTCACGAACTGCATGCATGAGGCACCGGACGAGGCAGACCGCTCGCAGCGTTCGGAGCAGGCCCGCGAGACGCTGTCCGAGTTCATCGGGGCGGCGGCGCCGGGCGTGCGCTGAGAATGCGCAGTGGACGGCCCTCGAGATAGCCGGCGATGTCCTCGACAGCTTCCTGGAAATAGCCCTCGTAATTGCGCCGGGTGACGTAGCCGAGGTGCGGCAGGCCGAGGAAGTTCGGTGCGGACCGCAGCGGATCGTCGGCCGGCAGCGGCTCGGTGTCGAAAACGTCGGAGCCCGCGCCGGCGATCCAGCCGTCGTGCAGCGCCCGCACCAGCGCCGCCTGATCGACGATCGCCGCACGCGAGGTGTTGACCAGATAGGCCGTACGCCGCATTCGCCTGAGCTCGCTCGCGCCGATCAGTCCGCGGGTGCGGTCGCCGAGCTGCAGATGTACGGAGACGAAGTCACCGGCCTCGAGCAACTCCCCCAGCGTGCGGGCTCGTGCGACGCCGATCCCGGCGGCCCGCTCGTCGGTGAGGTTCTCGCTCCACGCCATGACATCCATGCCGAAGGCCTGACCGACGCGGGCCACTTTCGCGCCGATCTTGCCGAGGCCCAGCAGCGCGAGCCGGCGTCCGTGCAGATCGGCGCCGATCGTGCTCTGCCAGGGTCCGTTCTGCCGCAGGGCCGAGCCCTCCTGGACCACATTCCGCGCCAGTCCCAGGATGAGCGCCCAGGTCAGCTCGGCGGGCGGTTCGGAGCTGCTGGCGGTGCCGCAGACGGTGACGCCGTGGCGGGCTGCGGCTTCGAGGTCGATGGAGGCGTTGCGCATACCGGAGGTGATGAGCAGTTCGAGGAGCGGCAGGCGGGCGAAGAGAGATGCGGAGAAGGGGGTGCGTTCGCGCATCGCGACAAGGATCTCGCAGTCGCCGACGGCTTCCGCAACCTCTTGCTCGGACGTGAAGTGGCTTTGCAGCGACCGCACTTCGATGTCCCGAGCGAGGGCCGACCAGTCCGCCATGGACAGCGCGACATCCTGGTAGTCGTCGAGTACGGCACAGTGCAGCGTCATGGCAGCGGAGCGTACCCGGTGAGTACGCTGCGGACATGGACCTGGTGGTGATCGAACCACTGAAGCGCCGGCACTGCGCGGAGTGCCGTCAGGGCCCTCTTCCGCTGCATCTTCTCGAGTTCAACGCGCCGGTCTGTCTTGACTGTGCGGACCTCGCCCATCTGGTGTATCTGCCGCGGGGCTCCACGGCTCTCACCCGGCGGGCCCGCGAGGCGAGTTCGCTGTGCGCGGTGGTGATCCGCTTCAATCGCCGCCGCAGGCGGTACGAACGCCAGGGGCTGCTGGTCGAGGAGGCGGCGCTGGCCAGGGCGGAGTTGTCGTGTCTTGCGGACGCCGACGCGCGGGCCCGCCGCCGCGAGCGGGACGTGGTCCGCCGCGCGGCCGAGGATGTGCGTTTCACCGCGTCGTTCGCCGCGGAGATCCTGCGGCTGTTCCCGGGCTGTCCGCCTGCGCGTGCCCGCGAGGTGGCCGCGCACGCCTCGGTGCGCGGCAGCGGCCGGGTCGGCCGCACCGCGGCGGGCCGTTCCCTGGAGGAGGGAGCGGTGACGGCCGCGGTGCGGGCTTCCGTACGGCATCTCGACACGGAGTACGACACCCTGCTGATGACCGGAGTCGCCCGCCATGAAGCGCGGGCCGGGGTGGCGTCGGTGATCGATGCGGTACTGGCGTCCTGGCGCGCCTAGGGCGGCTGCTGGGTGAAGTGCTCCTGGGCGGAGCGCTTCTAGGCCGCGCCGCCGCGCTCCCTGGCGGGCCGGGTACGGCGGTAGAGGACGATGCCGCCGAGCAGCAGCGCGGCGCTCGCGGGCACGGCGAAGGCGACCTGTCCGGAACCGGTGTGCGCCAGAGCGGCGGAGGGCCCGGGCGTCACTGCGCGGGGCGTCGGCCTGTGCGGCGCTGCTGCCTTCGGCGGCGTGGCGGGCCTCGGCCGCACGGGCGGCTTGCCGGAGGTGTTGGACGAGGAATTGCCGCCGGCGGAATTGCCGATGCCGACGACGTTCACGGAGTTCCCGGTGACATTGACCGGCAGGTCGACCGGGACCTGAACGCCGTTGCCGGAGAGAATTCCGGGTGAATCCTTTTTGCTGCCTCCGGCGCCGGCGCCTGCCGTGTGTGCGCCCGGCCTCAGCTGCGCGCCGTGCGAGGTGTTGGCGCAGTCGTTGCCTGCCGACGGGTTGAGCAGTCCCACGACGTTGACGGTGTTGCCGCACACGTTGACCGGGACGTTCACCGGAAGCTGCACCGTGTTGCCGGCCAGCAGTCCGGGCGAGTGGGCCGCACCGCCGTCCGCGTTCGAGTCTGCGTGCGCGTGCCCCGCCATGGCGAGCGCGCCACCCGTGAGCATCACGGTGACCAGACCCTTTCGGTGAACCTGCCTCATGGGTTCCCTGCCTTCAGGAGAAATTCGCGGGCACTCGCCCGCTCCCGAACCAACGCCGATGAGGCCATTCGAGTTATGGAAAAATACGCCTTTCACTCCATCGAGTGTGCGTCTTATCGAATTTCTTTCCCAGCCGGGATACGACGCCCTACGGCTCATGTGGGTGGTTGCCGGCCGAATCCGGATTGCCGACGCACGGTTTCGTGGCCTGCTTGCCAAAGTCGCAACGCACGCCGCGGCCGCCCCGCGGTCCCCGAAGGAAAGGCCCGATCCCCGTGCCCACTGTGAAGCAGCGCACTCTCCTCGCCGCCGCCGGTGCAACTGTCGCCGTACTGGCGGTGAGTGCGCCCGCCGCCACCGGCGCGCTCGACAGCGAACAGGCGAAGGCGCCCACGGCCGCGTCGGGCTCGTACGCCGCGGCGCGCGGTGCCGCGTACATCGAGACGCGGCTGTTCTTCGGTACCGAGCGGCCGGACGGCGGGCCGGATGTGACCGACGCACAGTTCATGGCCTTCGTCGACCGGAGTGTGACGCCGGGCTTCCCGTCCGGGCTGACGGTCCAGGACGGCCGCGGGCAGTGGCGGGACTCCAACGGCAGTATCGAGAAGGAGCGTTCGTACGAGCTGATCCTGCTGTACCCGGCAGGCGAGGCCCCCACCCGCGGTCCGCTGATCGAGCGGATCAGACAGGCGTACATCGAGGCGTACGCGCAGGATTCCGTGGCCAGGCTGGACGAGCCGACGCTCGCCGACTTCTGACAGCGCCCCGGGCTCGGTCGCGCGTACCGTCGACGGCACGGAAGCGGCCATGGCCCGCCCCGGACAAGCCGCTTGTGCGGCCGGCGCAACGGGCAGTTCTTTCCCATGACGGATCGCCCACTGCTCCTCCTCGACGTCGACGGCCCGCTCAACCCGTACGCGGCGCGTCTGCCGCGCCTGCGGGGCTACGCGACGCACCGCCTGCACCCCTCGTACTGGCTCTCCCACCAGCCCCCGGGCTCCCGCCGCCACCGCCGGGGCCTACGCATCCATCTCAACCCGGCCCACGGGCCGAGGCTGACGGGCCTTCCCTTTGAACTGGCGTGGGCCACCACCTGGATGCACGAGGCCAACACCATGATCGCCCCGGGCATCGGCCTGCCCACCGACCTCCCGGTGATCGAGTGGCCGGAACTCTTCGCGAAGGACCCGGACGGGCTGTACTGGAAGACCCGGCCGCTGCTGGAGTGGGCGGCGGGCCGCCCGTTCGCCTGGGTGGACGACATGATCTCGGACCTGGACACGGCACACGTCGCGGCCCAACACGACGCTCCCGCACTGCTGTTGCGGATC
This portion of the Streptomyces sp. NBC_01750 genome encodes:
- a CDS encoding DUF7873 family protein gives rise to the protein MAKLNQIIAVEKGVKSKAHQDLTAAHHGLQKPALLAGISRTYQPKDEEGEQLPPESTRVQVKAEDVLRETAKTLTRLFDVTATKDWANCAARADVTVDGRVLVSEVPVAYLLFLEKQLTDINTFVRKLPVLDASESWTQDPSTDAWKTESVRTLRTKKVPRNHVKAEATEKHPAQVEVYYEDIPVGYWTTVKFSGALPARRVNELLERVEKLQQAVKFAREEANGADVTDQRVGDAVFGYLFG
- a CDS encoding D-2-hydroxyacid dehydrogenase family protein, whose amino-acid sequence is MTLHCAVLDDYQDVALSMADWSALARDIEVRSLQSHFTSEQEVAEAVGDCEILVAMRERTPFSASLFARLPLLELLITSGMRNASIDLEAAARHGVTVCGTASSSEPPAELTWALILGLARNVVQEGSALRQNGPWQSTIGADLHGRRLALLGLGKIGAKVARVGQAFGMDVMAWSENLTDERAAGIGVARARTLGELLEAGDFVSVHLQLGDRTRGLIGASELRRMRRTAYLVNTSRAAIVDQAALVRALHDGWIAGAGSDVFDTEPLPADDPLRSAPNFLGLPHLGYVTRRNYEGYFQEAVEDIAGYLEGRPLRILSARPAPPPR
- a CDS encoding DUF2293 domain-containing protein; amino-acid sequence: MDLVVIEPLKRRHCAECRQGPLPLHLLEFNAPVCLDCADLAHLVYLPRGSTALTRRAREASSLCAVVIRFNRRRRRYERQGLLVEEAALARAELSCLADADARARRRERDVVRRAAEDVRFTASFAAEILRLFPGCPPARAREVAAHASVRGSGRVGRTAAGRSLEEGAVTAAVRASVRHLDTEYDTLLMTGVARHEARAGVASVIDAVLASWRA
- a CDS encoding chaplin, whose amino-acid sequence is MRQVHRKGLVTVMLTGGALAMAGHAHADSNADGGAAHSPGLLAGNTVQLPVNVPVNVCGNTVNVVGLLNPSAGNDCANTSHGAQLRPGAHTAGAGAGGSKKDSPGILSGNGVQVPVDLPVNVTGNSVNVVGIGNSAGGNSSSNTSGKPPVRPRPATPPKAAAPHRPTPRAVTPGPSAALAHTGSGQVAFAVPASAALLLGGIVLYRRTRPARERGGAA
- a CDS encoding DUF3574 domain-containing protein; translated protein: MPVPTVKQRTLLAAAGATVAVLAVSAPAATGALDSEQAKAPTAASGSYAAARGAAYIETRLFFGTERPDGGPDVTDAQFMAFVDRSVTPGFPSGLTVQDGRGQWRDSNGSIEKERSYELILLYPAGEAPTRGPLIERIRQAYIEAYAQDSVARLDEPTLADF